In Zunongwangia profunda SM-A87, the following proteins share a genomic window:
- a CDS encoding pyridoxal phosphate-dependent aminotransferase: protein MQEKLSNRINNLATSQTLAMAAKARELRAEGKDIIGLSLGEPDFNTPDFIKDAAIQAINDNYNSYSPVDGYVELKDAIITKFKRDNNLTYTHPQIVVSTGAKQSLANVALAMLNAGDEVILPCPYWVSYAEIVKLAEGVPVEVPTTLESNFKMTPEQLEAAITPKTKMLWYSSPCNPSGMVYTKEELRALADVLVKHPDIIIVSDEIYEHINYIGAHASMAEFEDMYDRTVTVNGVAKAFAMTGWRIGYIGAPAWIARACNKLQGQVTSGANCIAQRAVITALEAPVSKISYMIDTFKSRRKLIIDLLNDIEGFETTEPEGAFYVFPNISHYFGKTIKGHTINNATDFSMFLLEEALVATVTGDAFGNPECIRISYAASEEQIEEALKRIKSVLTE from the coding sequence ATGCAAGAAAAACTCTCTAACAGGATTAACAATTTAGCAACCTCGCAAACGCTGGCAATGGCAGCGAAAGCGCGTGAATTAAGAGCAGAAGGTAAAGATATTATCGGGCTTTCACTGGGAGAGCCAGATTTTAATACACCAGATTTTATTAAAGATGCCGCCATCCAGGCTATTAACGATAATTATAACTCTTACAGCCCGGTAGATGGTTATGTAGAACTAAAGGATGCTATTATTACTAAATTCAAAAGAGACAATAACTTAACCTATACGCACCCTCAGATTGTAGTTTCTACAGGAGCTAAACAATCTTTGGCCAACGTAGCTTTAGCGATGCTTAATGCCGGTGACGAAGTTATTTTACCATGTCCTTACTGGGTTAGTTATGCTGAAATCGTAAAACTTGCAGAAGGTGTCCCTGTTGAAGTTCCTACCACACTAGAGTCTAATTTTAAAATGACTCCAGAGCAACTAGAAGCAGCTATTACCCCTAAAACAAAAATGCTTTGGTATAGCTCACCGTGTAACCCAAGTGGTATGGTGTACACTAAAGAAGAGCTTAGAGCTTTAGCTGATGTTTTGGTAAAACACCCAGATATCATCATAGTAAGTGATGAAATTTACGAGCATATTAACTATATTGGCGCACATGCTTCCATGGCCGAGTTTGAGGATATGTATGACCGTACCGTTACCGTGAATGGAGTTGCAAAAGCCTTTGCCATGACGGGATGGAGAATTGGTTATATTGGAGCTCCTGCCTGGATTGCACGCGCCTGTAACAAATTACAGGGACAGGTAACCAGCGGAGCTAACTGTATTGCTCAAAGAGCAGTGATTACTGCTTTGGAAGCTCCGGTTAGCAAGATTAGCTACATGATAGATACCTTTAAATCCAGAAGAAAACTCATCATAGATTTACTAAATGATATCGAAGGTTTCGAAACGACAGAGCCTGAAGGTGCTTTCTATGTTTTTCCCAATATCTCGCATTACTTTGGTAAAACCATTAAAGGACATACGATCAACAATGCAACAGATTTCTCGATGTTCTTATTAGAAGAAGCTCTCGTTGCTACTGTTACCGGTGATGCTTTTGGAAACCCTGAATGTATTAGAATTTCTTACGCGGCCAGCGAAGAACAAATAGAAGAAGCATTAAAAAGAATAAAGTCAGTTTTAACTGAATAA
- the ubiE gene encoding bifunctional demethylmenaquinone methyltransferase/2-methoxy-6-polyprenyl-1,4-benzoquinol methylase UbiE produces the protein MGKKVTPYQGSSQSKKQQVEQMFDNISGNYDGLNRVISMGTDVSWRKKVVQMAKDHQPETVLDIATGTGDLAIQIAEAANAKKIVGLDLSEGMLKVGRKKIMSKNLQTKIEMIQGDSEALPFDDNSFDVITVAFGVRNFETLELGLSEIYRVLKKGGLFIVLETSVPTKFPFKQGYKFYSSFILPTIGKLFSKDKEAYTYLSKSAAEFPYGEKFNNILKKIGFISVASNPQTLGVATIYNASK, from the coding sequence ATGGGCAAAAAAGTAACTCCGTATCAAGGTTCTTCTCAAAGCAAAAAGCAGCAGGTAGAACAAATGTTCGATAATATCTCTGGAAATTATGATGGCTTAAACCGGGTTATTTCTATGGGAACCGATGTGAGCTGGAGAAAAAAAGTGGTACAAATGGCCAAAGATCACCAGCCAGAGACTGTTTTGGATATCGCTACAGGTACCGGAGATCTTGCCATCCAGATCGCTGAAGCTGCTAACGCAAAAAAAATTGTAGGCTTAGACCTTTCTGAAGGCATGCTAAAAGTAGGACGTAAAAAGATTATGTCCAAAAACCTGCAAACCAAGATCGAAATGATCCAGGGAGATTCTGAGGCTTTACCTTTTGATGACAATTCTTTTGATGTCATCACTGTAGCTTTTGGGGTTCGGAATTTTGAAACACTGGAACTTGGCTTATCAGAAATTTACCGGGTACTAAAGAAAGGTGGATTATTTATAGTACTGGAAACCTCGGTACCTACTAAATTTCCATTTAAACAAGGATATAAATTTTATAGCAGTTTTATTTTACCAACTATCGGAAAATTATTTTCTAAAGACAAAGAAGCCTACACCTATTTAAGTAAAAGTGCAGCCGAATTTCCATATGGAGAAAAATTCAACAATATTTTAAAGAAAATTGGGTTTATATCTGTAGCAAGTAATCCACAAACTTTAGGAGTTGCAACCATTTATAATGCATCGA
- the trkA gene encoding Trk system potassium transporter TrkA: MKIIIAGAGEVGFHLAKLLSFESQDITLIDPNRDRLQYADTHLDIRTIKGDASSIAILKEAQVKYTDMLISVTSSEATNITVCVLAKQLGAMRTIARISNTEFLEKKEEIGFTQFGIDELISPEALAAREIGLLLNQSAFNDSYEFEEGALTMIGLSLSRTARFVGKTVKEAARIFPQLNFVPIAIQRFGTQYTLIPRGDTQFKEGDQVYFITLKSGVEELYKLTGKTKQEIKSVMILGGSKIGRKTARDLCRNNFNVKLVETSKDKAYDLADELPNTLIIHGDGRNVELLEEENIHDMDAFIAVTGNSETNIMSCLVAKSKSVKKTISLVENMDYFQLSHSIGIDTLINKKLLAANNIFRYIRKGEVVAMTKLNNMNAELLEFIVKPGSQVADKKIKNLDFPRSAIIGGIIRHGEGIIALGEFLIKPGDRIVVCCLPRSIKKVEKLFL; this comes from the coding sequence ATGAAGATAATTATCGCCGGCGCAGGTGAAGTGGGCTTTCATTTAGCTAAATTACTTTCTTTTGAATCTCAGGACATAACCCTAATCGATCCTAATCGGGATAGATTGCAGTATGCAGATACGCATTTAGATATTCGTACCATAAAAGGGGATGCAAGTTCTATTGCGATTTTAAAGGAAGCACAGGTAAAATATACCGATATGTTGATTAGTGTGACTTCTAGCGAGGCGACTAATATTACGGTATGCGTACTGGCTAAACAGCTTGGTGCAATGCGAACGATTGCCAGAATTTCGAATACTGAATTTTTAGAGAAAAAAGAGGAAATTGGTTTTACTCAATTTGGGATAGACGAATTAATTTCTCCGGAAGCTTTGGCTGCAAGAGAGATTGGTTTGTTATTAAACCAGTCGGCTTTTAACGATTCTTATGAGTTTGAAGAAGGTGCTCTAACCATGATCGGGTTAAGTTTATCCAGAACGGCCCGTTTTGTGGGGAAAACGGTAAAAGAAGCGGCTAGAATTTTTCCGCAACTTAATTTTGTACCTATTGCCATCCAACGTTTTGGAACGCAGTATACCTTGATACCTCGTGGTGATACCCAATTTAAAGAAGGTGATCAGGTATATTTTATTACCCTAAAAAGCGGGGTAGAAGAACTCTATAAGCTTACCGGGAAAACCAAACAGGAAATTAAAAGTGTAATGATCCTGGGAGGGAGTAAAATTGGAAGAAAAACCGCCAGGGACCTATGCCGAAATAACTTTAACGTAAAGTTGGTAGAAACCAGTAAAGATAAAGCTTACGATCTTGCTGATGAATTGCCGAACACTCTGATTATTCATGGAGACGGTCGAAATGTAGAATTGCTGGAAGAAGAGAATATTCACGATATGGATGCTTTCATTGCAGTAACCGGTAATTCTGAAACCAATATTATGTCTTGCCTGGTGGCAAAATCTAAAAGTGTAAAAAAGACTATCTCTTTAGTTGAAAATATGGATTATTTTCAGCTAAGTCATTCTATAGGAATCGATACCTTAATTAATAAAAAACTGCTTGCGGCTAACAATATTTTTAGATATATAAGAAAAGGAGAAGTGGTGGCGATGACAAAGCTTAACAATATGAATGCCGAGCTTTTGGAATTTATTGTTAAGCCGGGGTCTCAGGTAGCCGATAAAAAAATCAAAAACCTGGATTTTCCAAGATCAGCAATTATTGGCGGGATTATTCGCCATGGCGAAGGGATCATCGCCTTGGGCGAGTTCTTAATTAAACCTGGCGATCGTATTGTTGTTTGCTGTCTTCCAAGATCTATTAAGAAGGTTGAAAAATTATTCCTGTAA
- a CDS encoding TrkH family potassium uptake protein has product MPKLNFKVILHVMGLLLICNGGFMLLSVLISFIYKDGVTLGMSAAALVTLLIGTLLMFTTRGHRKELKVREGYIIVSFGWIFMALSGSLPYVMTKAIPDFTNAFFETMSGYTTTGASILNDIESIPKGVLFWRSLTHWIGGMGIIVLAIAILPLLGIGGMQLFAAESPGPSADKLKPRITDTAKRLWLIYVSYTAAETLLLMLAGMDFFDAINHAFSTLSTGGFSTKNASMAYWNDNPMIQYIIILFMFLAGSNFVMSYFAFKGRVQRVLQDDEFKWYFYFVAAFTIISSLIVYFQADVSLSSIDHPMIWGEGESAFRHSLFQVLTVITTTGFVSADFTMWTPFLTIFYFGMFFLGGCAGSTAGGVKVMRHIIMIRNGLIEFKRTLHPNAILPVRFNKKSINSGIVFNIQGFFILYMLSFIIGAVVLAALGLDFETAIGGAASSLGNIGPAFGALSPVNNFDLLPDFGKWWCSFLMLIGRLELFTVLIILTPFFWRNR; this is encoded by the coding sequence ATGCCAAAATTAAACTTTAAGGTCATTTTGCATGTTATGGGACTGCTGTTAATTTGTAACGGTGGTTTTATGTTACTGTCTGTACTTATTAGTTTTATTTATAAAGATGGGGTTACCCTGGGAATGTCTGCTGCCGCTTTAGTGACGTTGCTTATTGGTACGCTACTTATGTTTACTACCCGTGGACACAGAAAAGAATTAAAAGTTAGGGAAGGCTATATTATTGTAAGTTTTGGATGGATCTTTATGGCGCTAAGCGGATCTTTGCCTTATGTAATGACCAAGGCTATTCCTGATTTTACCAATGCTTTTTTCGAAACCATGTCTGGTTACACTACTACCGGGGCTTCGATTTTAAACGACATCGAATCGATACCCAAAGGAGTATTGTTTTGGCGAAGCTTAACCCATTGGATTGGAGGGATGGGAATTATCGTTTTGGCGATAGCAATATTACCACTGTTGGGGATAGGAGGAATGCAGTTATTTGCTGCAGAATCTCCCGGGCCAAGTGCCGACAAGCTAAAGCCAAGAATTACCGATACCGCAAAACGATTATGGCTGATTTATGTAAGCTATACCGCTGCAGAAACACTGTTGTTAATGCTTGCGGGTATGGACTTTTTTGATGCCATAAATCATGCCTTCAGTACCTTATCTACCGGAGGCTTTTCTACCAAAAATGCCAGTATGGCTTATTGGAATGATAATCCAATGATCCAGTATATTATCATCCTATTTATGTTTTTAGCGGGTAGTAACTTTGTAATGAGTTACTTCGCGTTTAAAGGAAGAGTACAACGCGTACTACAGGATGATGAGTTTAAGTGGTATTTCTATTTTGTGGCTGCTTTTACAATCATATCATCCTTAATTGTATATTTTCAGGCAGATGTTTCGTTATCATCCATAGATCATCCAATGATTTGGGGCGAAGGAGAAAGTGCATTTAGACATTCGTTATTTCAGGTGTTAACAGTAATTACTACCACAGGATTCGTGTCGGCAGATTTTACGATGTGGACCCCTTTCCTAACCATTTTTTATTTTGGAATGTTCTTTCTTGGTGGTTGCGCCGGGAGTACCGCAGGTGGGGTAAAAGTGATGCGTCATATTATAATGATTCGTAACGGATTGATCGAATTTAAGAGAACCCTTCATCCCAATGCCATCTTACCGGTACGTTTCAATAAAAAGTCTATTAACAGTGGTATTGTATTTAATATTCAGGGATTTTTTATTCTTTATATGTTGTCTTTTATTATTGGGGCTGTGGTTTTAGCGGCTTTAGGTTTAGATTTTGAAACTGCTATTGGTGGCGCTGCATCCTCTTTAGGAAATATAGGACCTGCTTTTGGAGCGCTTAGCCCGGTAAATAATTTTGATTTATTACCTGATTTTGGGAAATGGTGGTGCTCTTTTTTAATGCTTATAGGAAGGTTGGAGCTGTTTACAGTTTTAATTATTCTTACTCCGTTTTTCTGGAGAAATCGCTAA